The following proteins come from a genomic window of Yinghuangia sp. ASG 101:
- a CDS encoding ABC transporter permease, with translation MSSATPDAPEGPSAVPGTRGGRPAAGEAPVPEATGKHPGGPPTVTTARREPTSRAPESRAAHIGRLALRALVRVVLPRLLSVGLVVFGAATLAFAGLKLLPGDEVDALLGPQTTASEAVREQIRDDYGFDRPVIAQYVGYLDNVVHLRFGESYQLQRPVGALISEQFRPTAELALSALLLAVVIAVAVATLTAGRRGIGRSAAGAWELLAVSTPPFWLGIVLLTVFSFRMGVFPVGGAGSIETLVLPAATLALPVSAVLTQVLRESMESALDEPFALTARARGLSRLAVQVRHILRHAALPLATLAGWLTGTLLGGAVLIEKVFARPGIGALTLQAVASRDMPVVMGVVLLSAVCFAVVSQLVDVLYLVIDPRLRKG, from the coding sequence ATGAGCTCCGCGACGCCGGACGCGCCCGAGGGGCCGTCCGCGGTCCCCGGAACGCGGGGCGGTCGACCGGCGGCGGGCGAGGCACCGGTGCCCGAGGCCACCGGGAAGCACCCCGGCGGCCCACCGACCGTGACCACCGCGCGCCGTGAACCCACGAGCCGCGCCCCGGAGTCGCGTGCCGCGCACATCGGCCGGCTCGCCCTCCGGGCCCTCGTGCGCGTCGTCCTGCCCCGGCTGCTGTCCGTCGGACTGGTCGTGTTCGGCGCCGCGACCCTCGCGTTCGCGGGGCTCAAGCTCCTGCCGGGCGACGAGGTCGACGCGCTGCTCGGCCCGCAGACGACGGCGTCCGAGGCGGTGCGCGAACAGATCCGCGACGACTACGGGTTCGACCGTCCCGTGATCGCGCAGTACGTCGGCTACCTCGACAACGTGGTCCACCTGCGATTCGGCGAGTCGTACCAACTCCAGCGCCCGGTCGGCGCGCTGATCTCGGAACAGTTCCGCCCCACCGCCGAACTCGCCTTGTCGGCACTGCTGTTGGCCGTCGTGATCGCGGTGGCCGTCGCGACACTGACCGCCGGCCGCCGGGGCATCGGACGCTCGGCGGCCGGGGCCTGGGAGCTGCTGGCGGTGTCGACCCCGCCGTTCTGGCTCGGGATCGTGCTGCTCACGGTGTTCTCGTTCCGCATGGGCGTCTTTCCCGTGGGGGGCGCCGGGAGCATCGAGACGCTGGTCCTGCCCGCCGCCACCCTCGCGCTTCCGGTGTCGGCCGTGTTGACCCAAGTACTGCGCGAGAGCATGGAGTCCGCCCTCGACGAGCCGTTCGCGCTCACCGCCCGCGCCCGGGGCCTGAGCCGACTCGCGGTCCAGGTGCGGCACATCCTGCGGCACGCGGCGCTGCCACTGGCGACTCTGGCCGGATGGCTGACCGGGACGCTGCTCGGGGGCGCCGTGCTGATCGAAAAGGTCTTCGCCCGGCCGGGCATCGGCGCCCTCACCCTCCAGGCGGTGGCGTCCCGCGACATGCCCGTGGTGATGGGCGTCGTCCTGCTCAGCGCGGTGTGTTTCGCGGTCGTCTCGCAACTCGTGGACGTCCTCTACCTCGTCATCGACCCGCGCCTGCGGAAAGGGTGA
- a CDS encoding ABC transporter permease — protein MSPPEAPAEATVDAVPEPPGVTRKSRTRPVSPATVAGTVLLALLVLAAVSPGVFTGTSPTGTDPVNALQGPSGAHWFGTDQLGRDVFARVVHGARTSLLIGLGATALALAAGTVVGLGATLGGRVADHVLMRVADVLLALPEMLLALLIVTIMGRGTVNVVIAVALAAAPGYARLVRAEALVVRRSGYVEAAAVLGLPRRVVVVRHVLPNAIGPLLVMGTIGFGTALINASGLSFLGLGAQPPSPEWGAMLSEGRNYLDTAWWIGVFPGAAVTLAVIAVNVTGRRARLRFHGGVPR, from the coding sequence TTGTCCCCACCCGAGGCCCCGGCGGAAGCCACGGTCGACGCCGTCCCCGAACCCCCGGGAGTCACCCGGAAGTCGCGCACCCGTCCGGTCAGCCCGGCCACGGTCGCCGGAACCGTGCTGCTCGCGCTCCTCGTGCTCGCCGCCGTGTCCCCCGGCGTGTTCACCGGGACGTCGCCGACCGGGACCGACCCGGTCAACGCACTCCAAGGCCCCAGCGGCGCACACTGGTTCGGCACCGACCAACTCGGCCGCGACGTGTTCGCCCGCGTCGTCCACGGCGCCCGCACCTCGCTGCTCATCGGCCTCGGCGCGACCGCGCTGGCGCTCGCCGCCGGGACCGTCGTCGGCCTGGGCGCGACGCTCGGCGGGCGCGTCGCGGACCACGTCCTGATGCGGGTCGCCGACGTCCTGCTCGCCCTGCCCGAAATGCTGCTCGCCCTGCTCATCGTCACCATCATGGGACGCGGCACGGTCAACGTCGTGATCGCCGTCGCCCTGGCCGCCGCCCCCGGGTACGCGCGCCTTGTCCGTGCCGAAGCCCTCGTCGTGAGGCGATCCGGGTACGTCGAGGCGGCGGCCGTCCTGGGCCTTCCCCGCCGCGTCGTCGTGGTCCGGCACGTGCTGCCGAACGCCATCGGACCGCTGCTGGTGATGGGCACGATCGGGTTCGGCACCGCGCTCATCAACGCCTCGGGGCTGAGCTTCCTCGGCCTCGGCGCGCAGCCGCCGTCCCCCGAGTGGGGCGCGATGCTGTCCGAGGGCCGCAACTACCTGGACACGGCGTGGTGGATCGGCGTGTTCCCCGGGGCCGCCGTCACCCTCGCGGTGATCGCGGTCAACGTCACCGGACGCCGCGCGCGCCTCCGATTCCACGGAGGAGTCCCCCGATGA
- a CDS encoding ABC transporter substrate-binding protein codes for MRAYRHRRSGAFGAALAAVLLAASCSGGAGGASDAPTGPPVRGGTATIAVGSEPTCFDTHVNPQDITAAIGRNVLDSLVSEDAQGVFHPWLASSWEVAPDLKSYTFKLRTDVKFTDGTPFDAASVKANFDHITAATTKSQYAAGLLGGKAYAGTEVVDAATVRVSFHQPFAPFLQAAGTAYLGFYSPKTLETAADRLCAGGSHLVGTGPFTFASYTKGRDLVLENNPDYNWAPETAGHQGPAYLDRLTYQFLQEDAVRVGTLTSGQVDMASSIPPVNVKGVEGKSGFRVLRRDFAGALYGLFLNTTRAPFDDERVRKAVQLGIDIDTNVTSVYFGQYKRAWSPLGPATPGYTATLDNSWPYDPVAAGRLLDEAGWTGRDGDGYRTRDGHRLSLKWPMSPSIVREQRDILAQAIQADLKKIGIEVERPASDLGSFNTNVYKGDYHILDTSWARFEPDILRTYFNSASLPSSGGQNAAWLSDPDVDTWTADAAATLDKPTRDRLYAQTQAWVVEHAVTVPIYAATTLVGVADRLQGVEFDPNGWPLFGDAWTTRR; via the coding sequence ATGCGCGCATACCGTCACCGCCGCAGCGGAGCCTTCGGGGCGGCGCTCGCCGCCGTACTCCTCGCGGCTTCCTGTTCCGGCGGCGCCGGAGGAGCGTCGGACGCCCCCACCGGTCCGCCCGTCCGCGGCGGCACCGCCACGATCGCCGTCGGCTCCGAGCCCACCTGCTTCGACACCCACGTGAATCCGCAGGACATCACCGCGGCGATCGGGCGCAACGTCCTCGACTCGCTCGTGTCGGAGGATGCGCAGGGCGTCTTCCATCCGTGGCTGGCGAGTTCGTGGGAGGTCGCGCCCGACCTGAAGAGCTACACCTTCAAGCTGCGCACCGACGTGAAGTTCACGGACGGGACACCGTTCGACGCGGCCTCGGTCAAGGCGAACTTCGACCACATCACCGCCGCGACCACGAAGTCCCAGTACGCGGCAGGCCTGTTGGGCGGGAAGGCGTACGCGGGGACCGAAGTCGTCGACGCGGCGACCGTCAGAGTGTCGTTCCACCAGCCCTTCGCGCCGTTCCTGCAGGCGGCCGGCACCGCGTACCTCGGCTTCTACTCGCCGAAGACGCTGGAGACCGCGGCGGACAGGCTGTGCGCGGGCGGGTCGCATCTGGTGGGGACCGGGCCGTTCACCTTCGCGTCGTACACCAAGGGCCGGGACCTGGTGCTGGAGAACAACCCCGACTACAACTGGGCGCCGGAGACCGCCGGCCACCAGGGCCCGGCGTACCTGGACCGGCTCACGTACCAGTTCCTTCAGGAAGACGCCGTGCGAGTCGGCACCTTGACGTCAGGTCAGGTCGACATGGCGTCGTCGATCCCCCCGGTCAACGTCAAGGGCGTCGAAGGCAAGTCGGGATTCCGCGTGCTGCGCCGGGACTTCGCCGGCGCGCTCTACGGGCTGTTCCTCAACACCACGCGCGCGCCGTTCGACGACGAGCGGGTGCGCAAAGCGGTCCAGCTCGGCATCGACATCGACACCAACGTCACGAGCGTGTACTTCGGCCAGTACAAGCGTGCGTGGAGCCCGCTGGGTCCGGCGACGCCGGGCTACACGGCGACGCTCGACAATTCGTGGCCGTACGACCCGGTGGCCGCCGGCAGACTGCTGGACGAGGCGGGCTGGACGGGACGCGACGGGGACGGCTACCGGACCAGGGACGGGCATCGGCTGTCGTTGAAGTGGCCTATGTCGCCGTCGATCGTGCGCGAACAGCGCGACATCCTCGCGCAGGCGATCCAGGCCGACCTGAAGAAGATCGGCATCGAGGTGGAGCGTCCCGCATCCGACCTGGGCAGCTTCAACACCAACGTGTACAAGGGCGACTACCATATTCTGGACACGAGTTGGGCCCGATTCGAGCCGGACATCCTGCGGACGTACTTCAACTCGGCCAGCCTGCCGAGCTCCGGCGGCCAGAACGCCGCGTGGCTGTCCGACCCGGACGTGGACACGTGGACCGCCGACGCCGCCGCCACACTCGACAAGCCGACGCGTGACCGGTTGTACGCGCAGACCCAGGCCTGGGTCGTGGAACACGCCGTCACGGTGCCGATCTACGCGGCGACCACGCTCGTCGGCGTCGCCGACCGCTTGCAGGGCGTCGAGTTCGACCCCAACGGGTGGCCGCTGTTCGGCGACGCGTGGACGACCCGCCGATGA